In Cytophagia bacterium CHB2, the DNA window AAATTTCGGGGCGCCGCCAAAACCGCCGAGACGTTCGTCATAACTTTGTAAAAATTGCGCGAACGCGGTGCGCATTGAAAGTTCAAACTGAACCGGCTGCGACGAATCGCTTGAGGCCGCATGTTCCTGCAACGCGTTGATGATTTGCTCGCTCGATTCCAAAACCTTCTCGCGCTGTTCCTGCCAGGCGCGGCTCAGTTGCAGCAAAAGCTGCGGGAATCCCGGCCGGCCATAACGCGCATCCGGCGGGAAATAGGTGCCGGCATAATAGGGTTTCAAATCCGGCGTCAGCCAGGCGGAGAGCGGCCAGCCGCCGCTACCGGTCAAACCCTGCACCACCGTCATATAAACTTTATCGACATCCGGACGTTCTTCGCGATCGACTTTAATGCAAACGAAATGTTCGTTCATGATCGCGGCGACGCTGTCATTCTCGAACGATTCGCGCTCCATCACGTGGCACCAATGGCAGGTGGAATAACCGATCGACAAGAAAATCGGTTTGTTTTCACGGCGCGCCTTCTCAAACGCCTCTTCGCCCCAGGGATACCAATCCACAGGATTGAAGGCGTGTTGCAGAAGATAAGGGCTTTTTTCATGAATCAAGCGATTAGGCTTTCTGCCTTGCGCGAGTTTGTGCGCAAAGTCATCTGAGAAAGAATTCATTTTATCCTCGGCAATTTTTTTAGCAACGTCGAGAGAGGAGGGCGGCAAGACGACGCGGTGCAGCTTAAAATGGCTTCCCGCCAGGCCGGCGAGGGCGAGTATGGCAAAGGAGATGACGACGAAGTGGCCGCTGGTAAATTTCATGCTGGTTGCTGGTTTCTGGTTGCTCGCTGCTCGTTTCTTGTTGCTGGTTGCTGGTCAGCAACAAGGAACAAGCAACGAGCAACAAGCGGCTAACGGTTATTCCTCAAACAAAAATTTTCACAAACTCTTCGTTATGCGAGAAATCTTCAAACAGAAAATCCGGTTCGGCAGCGCGCAGTTGTTCAAGATTATATTCGCCGGTGGCAACGGCAATGGCCATGGCGCCGTGCGGGCGCGCACAAGCAACGTCGCGCGGCGTATCGCCGATCACGCACACATCATGATTGTTGGGAACGAAACCGTATTTCGCTTTAACTCTGTGCAACGCATGCGGCACGAGCTTGTTGCGGTCGCTCTCATCGTCGCTGAACGCGCCGAAATCAAAGTATTTCCACAAATCGAAATGCGCAAGCTTAATCTCCGCCGCTTTTTTCCAATTGCCGGTAAGCAAGCCGAGGCGCACATGCGGCAGGGCGTGCAAGCGGTCCAGCAATTCGGGAAAACCCGGCATCATGCGGCGGTGGGGCCGCGGTTTCTGCATGTCTTCCGCGAGATGAATAAAATATCTTTCTTGATATCGCTTCATTTCGTGCTCCTGCCACGGCAAACCGGCATTGGCAAAGGCATCCTGCAGAATCAAGTTGTCGGTGCGGCCGGAGACCGGAATGCCCGCAAAAGCATTGGGAACGCCATAAAGCTCTTCAAAGGCCAGGGTCATGCCGTGCATACCCGAGCCGCCGGAATGAATAAGAGTTCCGTCGATGTCGAATAAAAGAATTTTCATGATAATGTTTTCTCCCAAAATTGAAGGCAGAATTTAAGAGGCGGCTGCGCGCTTCGGGTTTTGGCTGCGGTGTTTTGTCGTTGAAAAATTTCCATGCTTGCGCTATTGTGCCGTCGCGAATGGCAAAACGAAGCCAATATATGACATTTCATGATGAATTGGAACGGCTTTTTGCCTGTTGCAACTGACGGCATAAAATGATACTATTCGGACTATCATTCGCAGAAAGGGAGTTCATGATTGAACCGAAAAATTTTTATCGCAAATTGGATTCGCTGCTGACCACGATTGGCAAGGAAAAAACCGGCAAGAATTTTCTGTTTACGATTTTGAAGGCGATCGAACAGAATTTTAGCGCGGATCTATACATTAGCAATGGCCGCATCTATGAAGAAACCGGAGATGAATTCGTCCTGGTGAAACGTCCGGGCATGTCGAAAACCGCGCGCGCCACGACCAGCATCGCAGCCGATTCGGAGGCGGTGCAACTGCTGCTGAAATATGGCAGCTATATTTACGATGATCCTGCCTTGAGCATCGATGCCGAGATCAGCAGGCAAGCGGAATATACCATCCCGGCGGCGTTCACCGTGGTGCGCAGCCCGAGCGAGCGCTGGATCGTGGTGTTCGAATTGAAAGCCGGATGGGTGCGCGAAGAGATCGAATTCTGCATGAACGCCGTGCGGGCCGCGCTGAATTATCGCCTTTTTTCCGACGCCGTCAAAAGCGGATTGGAGCAAGCCGCGCACATTCAAAACAGCTTATTGCCGCAGGCGCCGCCGCAAATCAAGGGTTATGAAATCGCCGGGCGCTCGCAGTCTGCTGAGCTGGTGGGCGGCGATTTGTTCGACTATTTTCCCTACAGCAATGAGATGTTCGGCGTGAGCCTGGGCGACGCCAGCGGCCACGGCTTGCCCGCGGCCTTGCTCGTGCGTGATGTGGTTACCGGTTTGCGCATGGGACTTGAAGAACAGATGAAAATGGTGCACACGCTCAAGAAGCTCAACCGGGTGATCCACCGCAGCACATATTCGACGCGTTTTGTTTCACTGTTTTATGGGGAAATCGAGAGCAATGGCCATGTGATTTACGCCAATGCCGGCCATCCTCCGCCGCTGCTGATTCGCGGCCAAGAGGTGACGGAACTCAAACCCACCGGCATCATTCTGGGCGCGCTGCCCGAGCTTTCCATTCATCGGTCGCTCGCGAATTTTGAGCCGGGCGCGGTGCTGGTGATGTTCAGCGACGGCATTTTTGAACGCAACAACTCCGAAGGCGAGGCCTTTGGCTTGGAGCGCCTGCAAAGCTTAATCATCGAGCATCAAGAAAAAAGCGCTGCGGAGCTGCTGGAGATAATCTTCAAGACTGTTTTCGAATTTGGCGACGACGCCAAGTGGGAAGATGACGCCACGCTGGTGGTGATCAAGAGATTGGCAAATTAGGTTGCGAAAAAAAATCAAGGCTATGAATCGATAGTTGTATTCCCAATCAGTTGTATTCGATCTTCGAACTGCACGAGGGGTGAAGCATGGCATTCAGACGACGCAGTCTCGTTCTTACCGGCGCTGCAATTTCCGTCGTCGCGCTCGGCATTCTCACCAATCTGGCAACGAATTTCATGCCAGAAGACGCGCTGCCGCCGCCCTGGCTGATTTGGGCTGCGTTGATCATCGTCTCACTGATTTTCAGCAGCTTTTCATTCTCGCGAGATCGCATATCGAGCTTAAGGCGCATGTTTTTCTCTCGTCGCTTAATTCTGTGCATCTTTTTCCACTTTCCGAAAACATTTGCAGTATATAATCGCTGTCTATCAATTTCTTGAATTTCAAGGCATTCTCAACAAATCGACCTGTTCGCGAAGCAAGAATCAAATTTCATTTCACAGTCCCTGCTTCCGCGTCGTCATTGGCCCGAAGCTCGAATAAAGGCAGCACAAGCTTTTACGGCTTGTGCGTTATGCCAATATCGTTTGCAACGCCCTCGCGCTCTCCATCGTCTCTACTTCTGGTACTTTTGGCTTGCAGCATCAATTAATCCCCTATCCCGCTGTTATCATCTGAGGAGAAACCATGTCGTCACGAATCATGCTCAAAACCGCCGCATTGTTTGCGCTGGTTTTCCTGCTCGCATGCAGCCCGGGCGGACAAAACCGGCAGGCGGAGGGCTTCAAAGTGCCGGTCGAATATCACAAACTCGACAACGGCCTGAAAGTCGTCTTGTCGCCGGATTACACCGCGCCGACGGTGGTGGTCGCGGTTTATTACAACATCGGCTTTCGCATCGAGCCGAAAGAGCGCACCGGCTTCGCGCATTTGTTCGAGCACATGATGTTTCAAGGCTCGCAAAACCTCGGCAAGATGGAATTCATCCAACTCGTGCAAAAAAACGGCGGCGTGTTGAACGGCTCGACGCGCTTTGATTTCACCAACTATTTCGAAATTCTGCCGGCGCACAAGCTCGAAACCGCGCTGTGGGCCGAGGCCGATCGCATGCGCGGCCTGGCGATCACCCAGGAAAATCTCACCAACCAGCAAGGCGTGGTGAAGAATGAAGTCAAAGTAAACGTGATCAACCAGCCCTACGGCGGCTTTCCCTGGCTCGACATGCCGCAATATGCCAACACCAATTGGTACAATGCGCATAATTTCTACGGCGATTTGCAGCATCTCGACGCCGCGACGCTCGAAGATGTCGAAGCGTTCTTCAAAACATTTTATGCGCCCAACAACGCCGCGCTCGTCGTGGTCGGCGATTTCGACTCCCAGGAAGCGCTGGCGATGATCAAGAAATATTTCAATGACATTCCCGCCGCAGAGCAACCCGCCAAGCCCGATCTCTCCGAACCGCGGCAAGAACAGGAGAAACAATTCAACAAGCCCGACTCGCTTGCCAATCGTCCGGCGCTGGCTTTTGCGTATCACATGCCCGAGCGCAACACGCCGGAGTATTACGCCATGGGCTTGCTCGATCAAATTTTAGTGCAGGGCGATGACAGCATGCTCAGTCAGGCGCTGGTAAAAAAGCGCGGCATGACCGGCGAAATCGGCGGCGGCATCAATTATTTGCTCGGCAACATGTACAACTACAACGGCCCGATGTTGTGGATGGCCTCTTTGTTTCACGATCAAAACGTGGCCCCGGATTCGATCATTGCCGCAGTCGATGAAGTCGTGGAGAAAGTCCGCACCAGCGCGGTTGACCAGGCCACGCTGGACCGGGCGCTGGTCAAGTTGCGTTCGAGCCTGTATGATGATCTCGGCGGTTTCTTCGGTTTTGGCCGCGCGGATTTGCTCGCGTGTTTTGCATTGTTCGACGACAATCCTGAACGTATCAATCAGATCGAAGCGGAATTCCGCA includes these proteins:
- a CDS encoding HAD family hydrolase, with amino-acid sequence MKILLFDIDGTLIHSGGSGMHGMTLAFEELYGVPNAFAGIPVSGRTDNLILQDAFANAGLPWQEHEMKRYQERYFIHLAEDMQKPRPHRRMMPGFPELLDRLHALPHVRLGLLTGNWKKAAEIKLAHFDLWKYFDFGAFSDDESDRNKLVPHALHRVKAKYGFVPNNHDVCVIGDTPRDVACARPHGAMAIAVATGEYNLEQLRAAEPDFLFEDFSHNEEFVKIFV
- a CDS encoding insulinase family protein gives rise to the protein MSSRIMLKTAALFALVFLLACSPGGQNRQAEGFKVPVEYHKLDNGLKVVLSPDYTAPTVVVAVYYNIGFRIEPKERTGFAHLFEHMMFQGSQNLGKMEFIQLVQKNGGVLNGSTRFDFTNYFEILPAHKLETALWAEADRMRGLAITQENLTNQQGVVKNEVKVNVINQPYGGFPWLDMPQYANTNWYNAHNFYGDLQHLDAATLEDVEAFFKTFYAPNNAALVVVGDFDSQEALAMIKKYFNDIPAAEQPAKPDLSEPRQEQEKQFNKPDSLANRPALAFAYHMPERNTPEYYAMGLLDQILVQGDDSMLSQALVKKRGMTGEIGGGINYLLGNMYNYNGPMLWMASLFHDQNVAPDSIIAAVDEVVEKVRTSAVDQATLDRALVKLRSSLYDDLGGFFGFGRADLLACFALFDDNPERINQIEAEFRKVTPELILKTAQEYLRPTARTVLTIEPKASS